TTCATCTAATTTACCTTCAAGGACCTCATCAGCAGCTTGTACAATCGCTTCCGCTTTTTCTTTTTCAAGCTTGCCTAGTTTCATGTTTGCGATGGCAGCACTTCTTTTTAAATAAGCAAAGGCACGGATTACTTCTTTTGGCATTTTTTCGATGCCGATTGGGAAGTTCTCCTTACTGCGTTGTGTTTGTGCTGCCCATAGTTTGTCAGCTGGAATTTTCATTTCTCCGAGTGTGTCACGCTCAACTCTGTAATCCATTTATCTTTTCAACCTCCCGGGTATATTTCATTCCTATCTTACACCTAGTTTCAAGCTTTTCCAAGCAAAGAAGAAGCGAAACTAATTTTCAGAAAAAACTTCGTATGTTTTCAACTATTTGTTGCGAAACTAAAGAAAGAATAATCGTCAAGGGAGAATGTAAAATGAAAAGAATTGCTTTGATTGGTGTATGTTTATTTATCTTTCAAATGCTTCCGGTACAAGCCTTTGCAAAACAATATAACAACATGCAATACGATTGGTATTTTAAGCCAAGCAAAGATAACAAGCCGGCGACAACAGAACCAGAATTTGCAGAAATGCTTAATAAACATGGCGGTATTTTTATCGCGGAGACGAATGCAAAGGAGCTGTACCTTACATTTGATAACGGGTATGAGAACGGGTATACAGCGAATGTGCTAGATGTTTTAAAGAAGAAGAAAGTACCAGCGGCTTTTTTTGTGACTGGCCATTATTTGAAAGAGGAGCCTGAACTTGTAAATAGGATGGTGAAGGAAGGGCATATTGTCGGAAACCACTCGTTCAGCCATCCCAACCTGGCGAAAGAAAGCGATGCGGATATTCGTGAAGAATTAGAAAGTGTTGAAACATTATTTACCAAGATTACTGGGAAAAGGATGCCAAAATATTTACGTCC
This window of the Pueribacillus theae genome carries:
- the pdaA gene encoding delta-lactam-biosynthetic de-N-acetylase, coding for MKRIALIGVCLFIFQMLPVQAFAKQYNNMQYDWYFKPSKDNKPATTEPEFAEMLNKHGGIFIAETNAKELYLTFDNGYENGYTANVLDVLKKKKVPAAFFVTGHYLKEEPELVNRMVKEGHIVGNHSFSHPNLAKESDADIREELESVETLFTKITGKRMPKYLRPPRGVFSERTLAVSNQLGYTNVFWSLAFKDWETNNQKGWKYAYDNIMNRVHPGAIMLLHTVSKDNAEALEKVIDDLKKDGYTFHSLDELMAKETVPKWLITP